A genome region from Geoalkalibacter ferrihydriticus DSM 17813 includes the following:
- a CDS encoding universal stress protein, whose product MKTLVLACIDGSTYAPAVCDAAAWAALRLEAPLTFLHVLSKTQEPRPADLSGSLGLGARESLLEELAELDAKRGKLAQERGRQILAAAKERAKNAGVASPEALQRHGGLVETLSELEGGIRLLVLGRRGEAADVAKEHLGSHLERVIRAMSRPILVTTAEFRAPQKIMLAFDGSATTRKGVDMVAASPLFKGLPCHLVMVGPDTAEARAQLERARLRLESAGFETPAVILPGEASSVLSQYQQEHGIDLMIMGAYGHSRIRQLLIGSTTTEMMLKSTVPLLLLR is encoded by the coding sequence CCTGTATTGACGGCTCTACCTATGCCCCGGCCGTGTGCGACGCGGCCGCCTGGGCGGCGCTGCGGCTCGAAGCGCCGCTGACCTTTCTCCATGTTCTGAGCAAAACGCAGGAACCCCGCCCGGCCGACTTGAGCGGCAGTCTCGGTCTGGGTGCGCGCGAATCCTTGCTTGAAGAATTGGCGGAACTCGATGCCAAGCGCGGCAAACTGGCCCAGGAGCGCGGTCGCCAGATTCTGGCTGCCGCCAAGGAACGTGCGAAAAATGCCGGGGTGGCTTCGCCCGAGGCGCTGCAGCGCCATGGCGGACTGGTGGAAACCTTGAGCGAATTGGAAGGCGGAATCCGTCTATTAGTGCTCGGTCGACGTGGTGAGGCGGCCGATGTCGCAAAGGAACATCTGGGCAGCCACCTGGAGCGGGTGATCCGTGCCATGAGCCGCCCGATCCTGGTGACAACCGCCGAATTTCGCGCGCCGCAAAAAATCATGCTCGCCTTTGACGGCAGCGCCACCACTCGCAAAGGGGTGGATATGGTGGCAGCCAGCCCTTTGTTCAAGGGCCTGCCCTGTCATCTGGTGATGGTGGGACCGGATACCGCCGAGGCACGCGCCCAGTTGGAGCGTGCCCGCCTGCGTCTGGAGTCTGCCGGCTTCGAAACACCGGCGGTGATCCTGCCCGGTGAGGCAAGCAGCGTCTTGAGCCAGTACCAGCAGGAGCATGGAATCGATCTGATGATCATGGGCGCCTATGGCCATTCGCGCATTCGCCAGTTGCTCATCGGTAGCACCACCACCGAGATGATGCTTAAATCCACCGTGCCTTTGCTGCTGCTGCGGTGA